In Sandaracinaceae bacterium, one DNA window encodes the following:
- a CDS encoding radical SAM protein: MGSGSPGDARRRRTGRSGGRDRSSLILTITRECDLRCSYCPTVKEGWPSLDPAQIERAIALFCDRFGGGDVKLFGGEPLLFPALVDAALEAAQRDPRVHRIYLSTNGLGLDEARLERLAREPKLVLTVSMDGEPADHRRLRRPLNVVDGETTRDAYAHLRALMPTLRRMPRAVVTQTIAPATAARAARNFAHLRQLGWWRFNLLPGYYLPWRAEQLTDLREGFAEIGRDIRRAWAEGERLYVRNLFTLAPTPFFNVGMVVDSDGSIHASNVGLASSMSELLDVTRVGSLDDPPSREALSASAAELPRLLEETVPAPILESTRAVDAALSALVRDLYPAYLRARARRRASAVALGAPGGAA, translated from the coding sequence ATGGGCAGTGGTAGCCCGGGCGACGCGCGCCGCCGACGCACGGGTCGCTCGGGTGGCAGGGATCGCAGCAGCCTGATCCTCACGATCACGCGCGAGTGCGACCTCCGTTGCAGCTACTGCCCCACCGTCAAGGAGGGCTGGCCGAGCCTCGACCCGGCGCAGATCGAGCGGGCCATCGCCCTCTTCTGCGATCGCTTCGGGGGCGGCGACGTGAAGCTCTTCGGGGGCGAGCCGCTGCTCTTCCCCGCGCTGGTCGACGCCGCGCTCGAGGCGGCCCAGCGCGATCCCCGCGTGCACAGGATCTACCTCTCGACCAACGGGCTCGGCCTCGACGAGGCGCGCCTCGAGCGGCTCGCGCGAGAGCCCAAGCTCGTGCTGACCGTGTCGATGGACGGAGAGCCCGCCGACCACCGTCGCCTGCGTCGCCCGCTGAACGTCGTGGACGGCGAGACGACCCGCGACGCCTACGCGCACCTGCGCGCGCTCATGCCGACGCTCCGGCGCATGCCCCGGGCCGTCGTCACCCAGACCATCGCGCCGGCCACCGCCGCGCGCGCGGCGCGCAACTTCGCGCACCTGAGGCAGCTCGGCTGGTGGCGCTTCAACCTGCTCCCCGGCTACTACCTCCCCTGGCGCGCGGAGCAGCTCACGGACCTGCGTGAGGGCTTCGCGGAGATCGGACGCGACATCCGGCGCGCCTGGGCCGAGGGCGAGCGACTCTACGTCCGCAACCTCTTCACGCTCGCGCCGACCCCCTTCTTCAACGTCGGCATGGTGGTGGACTCGGACGGCAGCATCCACGCCTCGAACGTCGGCCTCGCCTCCTCGATGAGCGAGCTGCTCGACGTGACCCGGGTCGGGAGCCTCGACGATCCGCCGAGCCGCGAGGCCCTCTCCGCGTCCGCGGCCGAGCTCCCGCGCCTCCTCGAGGAGACCGTGCCCGCGCCGATCCTGGAGTCCACGCGCGCGGTCGACGCGGCGCTGAGCGCGCTGGTGCGAGACCTCTACCCGGCCTACCTCCGGGCTCGCGCGCGGCGTCGCGCGTCCGCCGTCGCGCTCGGCGCTCCCGGAGGCGCGGCGTGA
- a CDS encoding MXAN_6577-like cysteine-rich protein, with product MARLPLVGCLSLVGCLSLVGSLSLVGCSGQPLLGGGLDGGACAADETRCEAACVDLSDDPRNCGACGVTCGMGEACFAGACGTSCPPGQDVCDGRCVDLDTDLAHCGMCDSPCGEGLVCDSGTCRASCGAPLSLCTDAMGTAFCADLANDPTNCGTCGVECGDGLVCQMGACSVACPAGQVECDGVCSDLSSDLANCGACGTACAAGEVCSTGACQTSCGGGLTDCSGVCRDLATDLANCGACDTSCAPGEVCSGGACLTTCGTGLTDCGGVCRDLATNRLNCGACGTVCGAGEVCSGGTCELSCGGGLTDCMGVCRDLATDLSHCGACDAACAPGEVCSASACLTSCGAGLMDCGGVCRDLGTDRQNCGACGTVCSAGQVCSAGACEVSCGAGLTDCGGVCRDLALDVTNCGACGTTCGPGELCSAGACVTSCGPGLTDCGGMCRDLATDRLNCGGCDVTCMAGEVCSGGTCQVSCGGGLNNCGGVCRDLGTDIANCGACGMMCAAGEVCSGGACVTTCGGGTTDCGGVCRDLATDRLHCGACGMMCAAGEVCSGGACVTTCGGGLTNCGGVCRDLGTDLANCGACGTTCAAGQVCSGGACVTSCGSGLTDCGGVCRDVATDRLNCGACGMSCGPGEVCSGGTCQVSCGGGLVECGGVCRDLDTDVGNCGSCGAMCSSGQVCSMGACEVSCGAGLTDCSGACRDLASDRLNCGGCGVTCMAGEVCSGGTCQVSCGGGLNDCGGICRDLSTDVNNCGACGMTCAAGQVCSGGSCVTSCGGGLTDCGGICRDLATDRLNCGGCGVACGAGEVCSGGTCEVSCGAGLTNCGGVCRDLDNDRLNCGGCAMSCGAGEVCAGGSCAVSCSAGLTDCGGVCRDLANDALNCGACGMSCIAGTRCVAGMCEATCSPGLTLCSGVCRDTDTDRLHCGACGASCASGEICSGGACTVSCGAGTTNCGGVCRDLSSDLNHCGGCGMACAAGEVCSGGACTVSCGGGTTNCGGVCRDLASDLNHCGGCGMACAAGEVCSGGACTVSCGGGLTNCGGVCRDLGNDRFNCGGCGVTCGAGQVCSSGTCQVSCGGGTTDCGGVCRDLSTDRLNCGGCGVTCGAGEICSAGVCAVSCGAGLTDCGGVCRDLGTDRTNCGSCGRACMAGEICSGGTCTVSCGGGTTNCGGVCRDTSTDRLHCGGCGMACGAGQICSGGACTVTCGGGLTNCGGICRDTSTDRNNCGGCGVTCGGGQICSGGACTVTCGGGLTNCGGACRDTNVDPSNCGGCGVSCSAGQVCSSGACRTSCGGGFTDCGGACRDLSIDRNNCGACGRSCGSGEICQSGTCTLSCPPGEVACGTECVAGSSGMCGGPIDLGTLTVGSATSTTISRLPSSGQEEWYLVRFPMNPDYNQHGTGTARVSFSVNDGNIFRFDVRATCASNAPCGSGSASGITSYAFQDRACASNDCVNRSTSWPTSLLIRVHRTTGGVSCGRYRLAVSR from the coding sequence ATGGCCCGCCTCCCGTTGGTCGGCTGCCTGTCGTTGGTCGGCTGCCTGTCCTTGGTGGGCTCCCTGTCCTTGGTGGGCTGCAGTGGACAGCCGCTCCTCGGAGGTGGCCTCGACGGCGGCGCGTGCGCGGCGGACGAGACCCGCTGCGAGGCGGCGTGCGTCGACCTGAGCGACGACCCGCGTAACTGCGGCGCGTGCGGCGTCACCTGCGGGATGGGCGAGGCGTGCTTCGCGGGCGCGTGCGGCACCAGCTGTCCTCCCGGCCAGGACGTGTGCGACGGGCGCTGCGTCGATCTGGACACCGATCTCGCGCACTGCGGCATGTGCGACAGCCCGTGCGGTGAAGGCCTCGTCTGCGACAGCGGCACCTGCCGGGCGAGCTGCGGCGCGCCCCTCAGCCTCTGCACCGACGCGATGGGCACGGCCTTCTGCGCCGACCTCGCCAACGACCCGACGAACTGCGGCACCTGCGGCGTCGAGTGCGGCGACGGCCTCGTCTGCCAGATGGGCGCGTGCTCGGTCGCGTGCCCGGCCGGCCAGGTCGAGTGCGACGGCGTCTGCTCGGACCTCTCCTCGGACCTCGCGAACTGCGGGGCCTGCGGCACGGCCTGCGCGGCGGGCGAGGTGTGCAGCACGGGCGCCTGCCAGACGAGCTGCGGCGGCGGCCTGACCGACTGCTCCGGCGTCTGCCGCGACCTCGCGACGGATCTGGCGAACTGCGGCGCGTGCGACACCTCGTGCGCCCCCGGAGAGGTCTGCAGCGGCGGCGCGTGCCTGACGACCTGCGGCACGGGGCTGACCGACTGCGGCGGCGTCTGCCGCGACCTGGCGACGAACCGCCTGAACTGCGGCGCGTGCGGGACGGTCTGCGGAGCGGGCGAGGTGTGCAGCGGCGGCACGTGCGAGCTCAGCTGCGGCGGCGGCCTCACCGACTGCATGGGGGTCTGCCGTGACCTCGCGACGGATCTCTCCCACTGCGGCGCGTGTGACGCCGCGTGCGCGCCCGGCGAGGTGTGCAGCGCCTCGGCCTGTCTCACGAGCTGCGGCGCGGGGCTGATGGACTGCGGCGGCGTCTGCCGCGATCTCGGGACCGATCGGCAGAACTGCGGCGCGTGCGGGACGGTGTGCTCCGCGGGTCAGGTGTGCAGCGCCGGGGCCTGCGAGGTGTCGTGCGGGGCCGGGCTGACCGACTGCGGCGGCGTCTGTCGCGACCTCGCGCTCGACGTGACCAACTGCGGCGCCTGCGGCACGACGTGCGGGCCGGGTGAGCTCTGCAGCGCGGGTGCGTGCGTCACGAGCTGCGGGCCGGGCCTGACCGACTGCGGCGGCATGTGCCGCGACCTCGCCACCGATCGGCTCAACTGCGGCGGCTGCGACGTGACCTGCATGGCCGGCGAGGTCTGCAGCGGCGGCACCTGCCAGGTGAGCTGCGGCGGCGGCCTGAACAACTGCGGCGGCGTCTGCCGCGACCTCGGCACCGACATCGCCAACTGCGGCGCGTGCGGCATGATGTGCGCGGCGGGCGAGGTCTGCAGCGGCGGCGCCTGCGTCACGACCTGCGGCGGCGGCACGACCGACTGCGGCGGCGTCTGCCGCGACCTCGCGACCGACCGCCTCCACTGCGGCGCGTGCGGCATGATGTGCGCGGCGGGCGAGGTCTGCAGCGGCGGCGCCTGCGTCACGACCTGCGGCGGCGGCCTGACCAACTGCGGCGGCGTCTGCCGCGACCTCGGCACCGATCTGGCGAACTGCGGCGCGTGCGGCACGACGTGCGCGGCGGGTCAGGTCTGCAGCGGCGGCGCCTGCGTCACGAGCTGCGGCAGCGGCCTGACGGACTGCGGAGGCGTCTGCCGGGACGTCGCGACCGACCGGCTCAACTGCGGCGCCTGCGGGATGTCGTGCGGACCGGGCGAGGTCTGCAGCGGCGGCACCTGCCAGGTGAGCTGCGGCGGCGGCCTGGTGGAGTGCGGCGGCGTCTGCCGCGACCTCGACACGGACGTCGGCAACTGCGGCAGCTGCGGCGCCATGTGCAGCTCGGGCCAGGTGTGCAGCATGGGCGCCTGCGAGGTGAGCTGCGGCGCGGGCCTGACCGACTGCAGCGGCGCCTGCCGGGACCTCGCGAGCGACCGGCTCAACTGCGGCGGCTGCGGCGTGACGTGCATGGCCGGCGAGGTCTGCAGCGGCGGCACCTGCCAGGTGAGCTGCGGCGGCGGCCTGAACGACTGCGGGGGCATCTGTCGGGATCTCTCGACCGACGTGAACAACTGCGGCGCGTGCGGGATGACCTGCGCGGCGGGCCAGGTGTGCAGTGGCGGCTCGTGCGTGACGAGCTGCGGCGGCGGCCTGACCGACTGCGGCGGCATCTGCCGCGACCTCGCCACCGACCGGCTCAACTGCGGCGGCTGCGGCGTGGCCTGCGGCGCGGGCGAGGTGTGCAGCGGCGGCACCTGTGAGGTGAGCTGCGGCGCGGGCCTGACCAACTGCGGCGGCGTCTGTCGGGACCTCGACAACGATCGCCTGAACTGCGGCGGCTGCGCGATGAGCTGCGGCGCGGGCGAGGTCTGCGCGGGCGGCTCGTGCGCCGTCTCCTGCTCGGCGGGCCTGACCGACTGCGGCGGCGTCTGCCGCGACCTCGCGAACGACGCGCTCAACTGCGGCGCGTGCGGCATGAGCTGCATCGCGGGCACGCGGTGCGTCGCGGGCATGTGCGAGGCGACCTGCTCGCCGGGCCTGACCCTCTGCAGCGGCGTGTGCCGGGACACCGACACCGACCGGCTCCACTGCGGCGCCTGCGGCGCGAGCTGCGCGTCGGGCGAGATCTGCAGCGGAGGCGCGTGCACCGTCAGCTGCGGTGCGGGCACGACCAACTGCGGCGGCGTCTGCCGCGACCTCAGCAGCGACCTCAACCACTGCGGCGGCTGCGGCATGGCGTGCGCCGCGGGCGAGGTCTGCAGCGGCGGCGCCTGCACCGTCAGCTGCGGCGGCGGCACGACCAACTGCGGCGGCGTCTGCCGCGACCTCGCCAGCGACCTCAATCACTGTGGCGGCTGCGGCATGGCCTGCGCCGCGGGCGAGGTCTGCAGCGGCGGCGCCTGCACCGTCAGCTGCGGCGGCGGCCTGACCAACTGCGGCGGCGTCTGTCGCGACCTCGGCAACGATCGCTTCAACTGCGGCGGCTGCGGCGTGACCTGCGGCGCGGGTCAGGTGTGCAGCTCGGGGACCTGCCAGGTGAGCTGCGGCGGCGGCACGACCGACTGTGGTGGAGTCTGTCGAGACCTGAGCACCGACCGGCTCAACTGCGGCGGCTGCGGCGTGACCTGCGGCGCTGGCGAGATCTGCAGCGCGGGTGTCTGCGCCGTCTCCTGCGGGGCGGGGCTGACCGACTGCGGCGGCGTCTGCCGGGACCTCGGCACCGATCGGACCAACTGCGGCTCGTGTGGACGCGCCTGCATGGCGGGCGAGATCTGCAGCGGCGGCACCTGCACGGTCAGCTGCGGCGGCGGCACGACGAACTGCGGCGGCGTCTGTCGGGACACCAGCACCGACCGGCTCCACTGCGGCGGCTGCGGCATGGCCTGCGGCGCCGGGCAGATCTGCAGTGGTGGAGCCTGCACGGTGACCTGCGGCGGCGGCCTCACCAACTGCGGCGGCATCTGCCGCGACACCAGCACCGACCGCAACAACTGCGGCGGCTGCGGCGTGACCTGCGGCGGCGGACAGATCTGCAGCGGCGGCGCGTGCACGGTGACCTGTGGCGGAGGCCTGACCAACTGCGGCGGCGCCTGCCGCGACACGAACGTCGACCCGTCCAACTGCGGTGGCTGCGGGGTCAGCTGCAGCGCGGGCCAGGTCTGCAGCAGCGGCGCGTGCCGGACGAGCTGCGGGGGAGGCTTCACGGACTGCGGTGGCGCGTGCCGGGACCTCTCGATCGACCGCAACAACTGCGGCGCGTGCGGCCGGTCCTGTGGGAGCGGTGAGATCTGCCAGTCGGGCACCTGCACGTTGAGCTGTCCCCCGGGCGAGGTCGCCTGCGGCACGGAGTGCGTGGCGGGCTCGAGCGGGATGTGCGGCGGGCCCATCGACCTCGGGACCCTGACCGTGGGCTCCGCCACGTCGACGACCATCAGCCGCCTGCCCTCGTCCGGACAGGAGGAGTGGTACCTGGTCCGCTTCCCGATGAACCCCGACTACAACCAGCACGGCACGGGGACGGCGCGGGTCAGCTTCTCGGTCAACGACGGGAACATCTTCCGCTTCGACGTGCGCGCGACCTGCGCGAGCAACGCCCCCTGCGGGAGCGGCTCGGCGAGCGGGATCACCTCGTACGCGTTCCAGGATAGAGCGTGCGCGAGCAACGACTGCGTGAACCGGAGCACCTCGTGGCCCACGAGCCTGTTGATCCGCGTGCATCGCACCACGGGCGGCGTCTCGTGCGGGCGCTACCGCCTGGCGGTGAGCCGATGA
- a CDS encoding HxsD-like protein — MSERADQRATLSADLYSIAALRASAEAFSSLAAVSVEQGDKEHTITITDAREDVLDRVLDELLNHALEGTILGLRESEAR, encoded by the coding sequence ATGAGCGAGCGAGCCGATCAGCGAGCCACGCTGAGCGCCGATCTCTATTCCATCGCGGCGCTCCGGGCGAGCGCCGAGGCGTTCTCCTCGCTGGCCGCGGTGAGCGTCGAGCAGGGTGACAAGGAGCACACGATCACGATCACGGATGCACGAGAAGATGTGTTGGACCGCGTCCTCGACGAACTGCTCAACCACGCCCTCGAGGGGACGATCCTCGGGCTGCGGGAGAGCGAGGCCCGATGA
- a CDS encoding OmpA family protein, with product MRARRDLLPIAALLLAIALALPGTVEAQSVSAVVRAEGVAGVMLTDRFRDRFDWGGGGSVRAGLGFLDDHLEVRISGTTLFFPVEGQVPGTLYQFAAGARGNLPIDPVVGGPWLDLDLGGGVTGELPRFVFDVGAGWAFRPAEIFEIGPVVRYTMIVQEDGAAVPDHSHILTFGLEVALRIPIVETVTERVVEAAAQDRDDDGVLDENDECPDEPEDRDGLADADGCPETDHDGDGIEDGSDQCPSAPETANGYLDEDGCPDTEPPPVTTTPEPEAQPLEPRVQFRTGSDHVSPRYIDAIREICAIAEANPNAIIRVVGHADETGTTAGNQRLGAARSGAVTEQLILVCNLPPERIETYSFGDSRVECDDAGSREDARECHARNRRAEFFLVEAQ from the coding sequence ATGAGGGCGCGCAGAGACCTGCTGCCCATCGCGGCGCTGCTGCTCGCGATCGCCCTCGCCCTCCCCGGCACGGTGGAGGCGCAGAGCGTGAGCGCGGTGGTGCGGGCCGAGGGCGTGGCGGGCGTCATGCTCACCGATCGATTCCGGGATCGCTTCGACTGGGGCGGCGGCGGCTCGGTGCGCGCGGGCCTGGGCTTCCTCGACGACCACCTCGAGGTGCGCATCTCCGGCACGACGCTCTTCTTCCCGGTCGAGGGCCAGGTGCCCGGTACCCTGTATCAGTTCGCGGCGGGCGCGCGCGGCAACCTGCCCATCGATCCCGTCGTGGGTGGGCCGTGGCTGGATCTGGATCTCGGCGGAGGCGTCACGGGCGAGCTGCCCCGGTTCGTCTTCGACGTCGGCGCGGGCTGGGCCTTCCGGCCGGCCGAGATCTTCGAGATCGGCCCGGTCGTCCGCTACACGATGATCGTGCAGGAGGACGGCGCGGCCGTCCCCGACCACTCGCACATCCTCACCTTCGGCCTCGAGGTCGCGCTTCGGATCCCGATCGTCGAGACCGTGACGGAGCGGGTCGTCGAGGCCGCCGCCCAGGACCGCGACGACGACGGAGTCCTGGACGAGAACGACGAGTGCCCGGACGAGCCGGAGGACCGCGACGGCCTCGCCGACGCCGACGGCTGCCCGGAGACGGATCACGACGGCGACGGCATCGAGGACGGCTCCGACCAGTGCCCGAGCGCGCCCGAGACGGCGAACGGCTACCTCGACGAGGACGGCTGCCCGGACACGGAGCCTCCCCCGGTCACGACGACGCCCGAGCCCGAGGCCCAGCCCCTCGAGCCGCGGGTCCAGTTCCGGACCGGCTCCGACCACGTCTCGCCGCGGTACATCGACGCGATCCGCGAGATCTGCGCCATCGCCGAGGCGAACCCGAACGCGATCATCCGGGTCGTCGGCCACGCCGACGAGACGGGCACCACGGCCGGCAACCAGCGCCTCGGCGCGGCTCGCTCGGGCGCGGTCACCGAGCAGCTCATCCTCGTCTGCAACCTGCCCCCCGAGCGCATCGAGACCTACTCGTTCGGAGACTCGCGGGTCGAGTGCGACGACGCCGGATCGCGGGAAGACGCCCGCGAATGTCACGCGCGCAACCGCCGCGCGGAGTTCTTCCTGGTCGAGGCCCAGTAG
- the hxsB gene encoding His-Xaa-Ser system radical SAM maturase HxsB — MKKTIPLPILEADENALGFFRHGRIDDRVILTNDAGEWQLIGEEDFQKLLKGEIEPAHPDYESLVDKGFVRDGLNIEALASRLRRKKGFVGQGPHLHIVITTLRCNQSCQYCHASRTEMDQVSTDMSMETAKKVVDLAMQTTSPYVNFEFQGGEPTVNFPVLKFIVEYSREKNKTEKKLLEHSLVTNMTYMTEEHAEWLMDNEVMVCTSLDGPKELHDANRRWKSGGSAYEDVVGWMKRFNEGYIARGKDPRLWSVDALMTTTRRSLDLGKEIVDLYVEMGLKTIHLRPLNPYGFAVGTWKAIGYTAEEYLDFYARTLDYIIELNQKGVEITEGTASTFLMKMLTPDDPNFVDIRSPCGAGTGQVAYDYDGSIFTCDEGRMVSAMGSDLFQIGDVSSSSYTDMLQHPTVKALAVASLQDALPSCHTCWNKPYCGVCPMHDYMQGGDIFGQRPRSPKCKEHYTIATLLFEKLARDEDGSLEKMFRRWTLRRPRSEAASCSA; from the coding sequence ATGAAGAAGACCATCCCGCTCCCCATCCTCGAGGCGGACGAGAACGCCCTCGGGTTCTTTCGCCACGGGCGGATCGACGACCGCGTCATCCTGACCAACGACGCCGGCGAGTGGCAGCTCATCGGCGAGGAGGACTTCCAGAAGCTCCTCAAGGGCGAGATCGAGCCCGCGCACCCCGACTACGAGTCGCTCGTCGACAAGGGGTTCGTGCGGGACGGCCTGAACATCGAGGCGCTGGCCTCGCGCCTGCGGCGGAAGAAGGGCTTCGTCGGCCAGGGCCCGCACCTCCACATCGTCATCACGACCCTGCGCTGCAACCAGAGCTGTCAGTACTGCCACGCCTCGCGGACCGAGATGGACCAGGTCTCGACCGACATGTCGATGGAGACCGCGAAGAAGGTCGTGGACCTGGCCATGCAGACCACGTCTCCCTACGTGAACTTCGAGTTCCAGGGCGGCGAGCCGACCGTCAACTTCCCGGTCCTGAAGTTCATCGTCGAGTACAGCCGCGAGAAGAACAAGACCGAGAAGAAGCTCCTCGAACACTCCCTGGTCACGAACATGACCTACATGACGGAGGAGCACGCCGAGTGGCTGATGGACAACGAGGTGATGGTCTGCACCAGCCTCGACGGCCCGAAGGAGCTCCACGACGCCAACCGCCGCTGGAAGAGCGGGGGGAGCGCGTACGAGGACGTCGTCGGCTGGATGAAGCGCTTCAACGAGGGCTACATCGCGCGCGGCAAGGACCCCCGCCTCTGGTCCGTGGACGCGCTGATGACCACGACCCGCCGGAGCCTCGACCTCGGCAAAGAGATCGTCGATCTCTACGTGGAGATGGGGCTCAAGACCATCCACCTCCGGCCCCTCAACCCCTACGGCTTCGCGGTCGGCACCTGGAAGGCCATCGGCTACACGGCCGAGGAGTACCTCGACTTCTACGCGCGCACGCTCGACTACATCATCGAGCTGAACCAGAAGGGCGTGGAGATCACCGAGGGGACGGCGTCGACCTTCCTGATGAAGATGCTCACGCCCGACGATCCCAACTTCGTCGACATCCGCTCCCCCTGTGGAGCCGGCACGGGGCAGGTCGCGTACGACTACGACGGCTCGATCTTCACCTGTGACGAGGGGCGCATGGTCTCGGCCATGGGCAGCGACCTCTTCCAGATCGGCGACGTCTCGAGCAGCAGCTACACGGACATGCTGCAGCACCCGACCGTCAAGGCGCTGGCCGTGGCGAGCCTCCAGGACGCGCTCCCGTCGTGCCACACGTGCTGGAACAAGCCGTACTGCGGAGTCTGCCCCATGCACGACTACATGCAGGGCGGCGACATCTTCGGGCAGCGCCCGCGCTCGCCCAAGTGCAAAGAGCACTACACGATCGCGACGCTCCTGTTCGAGAAGCTCGCCCGAGACGAGGACGGCTCCCTCGAGAAGATGTTCCGACGCTGGACGCTCCGGCGTCCGCGTTCCGAAGCGGCTTCCTGCAGCGCCTGA
- a CDS encoding radical SAM protein: MRHLPVLADHTPAQPLAEAPPERPDWIGPRGERTEWLELHLTYTCPERCLFCSEEHRMRRYKPYPVTWGRTATVIREHARRGVRRVHLTGGEPTIHPRFVDTLKLAKKLGMRTSVGTIGTMLARRDFAERALPFLDEALFSLHGPSPEVHDAMAGREGSFAQVTTALRLSREVAPRFHPYVNIVMTRKNVAQLPETVTLAASLGAELVVISNLTPEGLGLDAYEELAVPLDRLAEVLPRLPALAGDVPLRFFGVPMCLLGPHRMLSNDLHWDPRVTVEWADAGPDKVRFADHYNWDPGRKRIHVEECEPCAMKGVCMGVFDRYAELYSTDALKPETKAEVSP, translated from the coding sequence GTGAGACACCTGCCCGTCCTCGCGGACCACACACCGGCGCAGCCGTTGGCCGAGGCGCCGCCGGAGCGGCCTGACTGGATCGGGCCGCGCGGCGAGCGCACCGAGTGGCTCGAGCTCCACCTCACCTATACCTGCCCCGAGCGCTGCCTCTTCTGCTCCGAGGAGCACCGGATGCGGCGCTACAAGCCCTACCCGGTCACCTGGGGGCGCACCGCGACGGTGATCCGCGAGCACGCGCGGCGGGGTGTGCGGAGGGTCCACCTGACGGGCGGCGAGCCGACCATTCACCCGCGCTTCGTCGACACGCTGAAGCTGGCGAAGAAGCTCGGCATGCGCACCTCGGTCGGCACCATCGGCACGATGCTCGCGCGGCGCGACTTCGCCGAGCGCGCGCTCCCGTTCCTCGACGAGGCGCTCTTCTCGCTGCACGGGCCGAGCCCCGAGGTGCACGACGCGATGGCGGGCCGGGAGGGCTCGTTCGCGCAGGTGACCACGGCGCTGCGGCTCAGCCGCGAGGTCGCGCCCCGCTTCCACCCCTACGTCAACATCGTGATGACCCGGAAGAACGTCGCGCAGCTCCCCGAGACGGTGACGCTCGCGGCCTCGCTCGGGGCGGAGCTGGTGGTGATCTCCAACCTGACCCCGGAGGGCCTCGGGCTCGACGCGTACGAGGAGCTGGCGGTGCCGCTCGACCGCCTCGCCGAGGTCCTGCCGCGCCTGCCGGCGTTGGCCGGAGACGTGCCGCTGCGCTTCTTCGGTGTGCCGATGTGCCTGCTCGGGCCCCACCGCATGCTCAGCAACGATCTCCACTGGGACCCGCGGGTCACCGTCGAGTGGGCGGACGCGGGCCCGGACAAGGTCCGCTTCGCCGACCACTACAACTGGGATCCGGGGCGCAAGCGGATCCACGTCGAGGAGTGCGAGCCCTGCGCGATGAAGGGGGTGTGCATGGGGGTCTTCGACCGCTACGCCGAGCTCTACTCCACCGACGCGCTGAAGCCCGAGACGAAAGCGGAGGTGAGCCCGTGA
- a CDS encoding radical SAM protein — translation MSAELDVRTGRARGLQADSTYRDPRRNVEINIGKTCNNKCVFCLDGMPTREDKAFMPFEDMKTELERWRAEGHLSVGFLGGEPTTYPHIIPSVAYAKELGYTRIALATNAMMLRREPFLDKLVEAGLNRVTVSMHGHTAPLEDRLTMVPGGFEKKLTALRNLTARRDRGLMTEGVSVNVVLNGWNYRALPKMMKFFLETVGLHDMRVNFVRPEGYAEGNPDLVPTFTDVVPYLVKAILLNEYHFRRVFTFGGLPLCVLPQELLRSETLLRKYAGDLYRDLSTDCSIRTESTIPDGFEDGVSEIEGGRARFNWQDRKRFDLKKHPEACRSCSFTDLCEGVWRGYRDLYGEGEIAPLRWERGAAKRLLPRVDRAPAAKVAPRAKFGRRLVVIQ, via the coding sequence GTGAGCGCCGAGCTCGACGTGAGAACCGGGCGCGCGCGCGGGCTCCAGGCCGACAGCACGTATCGCGATCCTCGACGCAACGTCGAGATCAACATCGGCAAGACATGCAACAACAAGTGCGTGTTCTGTCTCGACGGGATGCCCACCCGCGAAGACAAGGCCTTCATGCCGTTCGAGGACATGAAGACGGAGCTCGAGCGCTGGCGCGCGGAGGGACATCTCTCGGTGGGCTTCCTCGGCGGCGAGCCGACCACGTACCCGCACATCATCCCGTCGGTCGCGTACGCGAAGGAGCTCGGCTACACCCGCATCGCGCTGGCCACCAACGCGATGATGCTGCGGAGAGAGCCGTTTTTGGACAAGCTCGTGGAGGCCGGCCTCAACCGCGTGACGGTCTCGATGCACGGCCACACCGCGCCCCTCGAGGATCGCCTGACGATGGTGCCGGGCGGCTTCGAGAAGAAGCTGACGGCCCTCCGCAACCTCACCGCGCGGAGAGACCGCGGGCTGATGACCGAGGGCGTCTCGGTCAACGTCGTCCTCAACGGCTGGAACTACCGGGCCCTGCCGAAGATGATGAAGTTCTTCCTCGAGACGGTCGGCCTCCACGACATGCGGGTGAACTTCGTCCGCCCGGAGGGCTACGCCGAGGGCAACCCTGATCTGGTCCCCACGTTCACCGACGTGGTGCCCTACCTCGTCAAGGCGATTCTCCTCAACGAGTACCACTTCCGCCGCGTCTTCACCTTCGGTGGGCTGCCGCTGTGCGTGCTCCCGCAGGAGCTCCTCCGGAGCGAGACGCTGCTCCGGAAGTACGCGGGCGACCTCTATCGCGACCTGAGCACCGACTGCTCCATCCGCACCGAGTCGACCATCCCCGACGGCTTCGAGGACGGCGTCTCCGAGATCGAGGGAGGTCGCGCGCGCTTCAACTGGCAGGACCGCAAGCGCTTCGACCTCAAGAAGCACCCCGAGGCGTGCCGCAGCTGCTCCTTCACGGATCTCTGCGAGGGGGTGTGGCGCGGCTACCGCGACCTCTACGGCGAGGGCGAGATCGCGCCGCTGCGCTGGGAGCGAGGCGCCGCGAAGCGCCTGCTGCCGCGCGTCGATCGGGCGCCCGCGGCGAAGGTCGCCCCTCGCGCGAAGTTCGGCCGGCGGCTCGTCGTCATCCAGTGA